A genomic segment from Maniola jurtina chromosome 9, ilManJurt1.1, whole genome shotgun sequence encodes:
- the LOC123868370 gene encoding ATP synthase subunit d, mitochondrial — protein MSKRIAQSSVNWAALAERVPPHQKGNLLAFKVKSDGYLRRVLANPAEPPKIDWALYKRVVPVAGMVDNFQKQYEALKVPYPADTLTAKVDAQWVEIKKAIDVFIQDSNANIAKYQKEIEETKATLPYDQMTMEDFRDAHPDMAIDPINKPTFWPHNAEEQLGYVDPDRQHASGH, from the exons atgTCGAAAAGGATCGCTCAGAGCTCCGTAAACTGGGCCGCTTTGGCCGAAAGGGTTCCGCCCCACCAGAAAGGCAACCTTCTCGCTTTCAAAGTCAAGTCCGATGGTTACCTTCGAAG GGTTCTTGCCAACCCTGCCGAGCCACCCAAGATTGACTGGGCACTCTACAAGAGGGTTGTCCCTGTTGCTGGTATGGTGGACAACTTCCAGAAGCAATATGAAGCCCTGAAAGTGCCATACCCTGCTGATACATTGACTGCCAAGGTGGACGCGCAGTGGGTCGAGATCAAGAAGGCGATTGATGTTTTCATTCAGGATTCCAATGCTAATATTGCTAA GTACCAAAAAGAAATCGAAGAGACCAAAGCAACACTGCCATACGATCAAATGACCATGGAGGACTTCCGCGATGCGCATCCCGATATGGCCATCGACCCCATCAACAAACCCACATTCTGGCCTCACAATGCAGAGGAACAGCTGGGCTACGTGGACCCGGACAGACAACACGCTTCCGGACATTAA
- the LOC123868369 gene encoding ATP-dependent RNA helicase dbp2-like isoform X2: protein MFDDRRGGRGGRGGGGTRGRGGSRGGMGSRSGDRSQERGTRFGGGGGGRGRDSSRGGGRGGGRGGRDSRDLRDEFPRKFGKNDQPGGNLRKIRWDGIQLTPFQKNFYVPHPNVQRRPMSEVEAYRSQHQITVNGRDVPAPSIYFEEGGFPDYAMKEILKQGFPNPTPIQAQGWPIALSGRDMVGIAQTGSGKTLAYILPAIVHIINQPRLLRDEGPIVLVLAPTRELAQQIQQVATDFGQSVQVRNTCIFGGAPKGPQGRTLERGVEIVIATPGRLIDFLEKDTTNLRRCTYLVLDEADRMLDMGFEPQIRKIIEQIRPDRQVLMWSATWPKEVQNLAEEFLHDYIQINIGSLSLSANHNILQIVDVCEEWEKNDKLLTLLTEISSEEETKTIIFAETKRKVDEITKTINRAGWRALAIHGDKNQQDRDYVLQQFRNSRAGVLVATDVAARGLDVEDVKFVINYDYPNNSEDYVHRIGRTGRSQNTGTAYTLFTPNNSAKAKDLMSVLQEANQVVNPKLLELAQCGMGFKGKYGRGRYRDDEGGRGGGRGRGRGGGRGGGSRWDNSSNGGSQGGFGQGSGYNRQDSYNTRSNFQSREGGGGFNRDREGGGSFRGRGGGRGGSRGGRGGAGGFTPAPSYGQGQGYSQTPAQGFNNVAPSSYYNMYSQPPPQQ, encoded by the exons AT GTTTGACGATAGACGAGGTGGTCGCGGCGGCCGTGGCGGTGGAGGGACAAGAGGCCGCGGCGGCAGTCGTGGTGGTATGGGTTCCCGAAGCGGGGACAGATCTCAAGAGAGAGGCACTCGTTTCGGCGGGGGAGGTGGCGGTAGAGGACGTGACTCCAGCCGAGGCGGCGGACGAGGAGGCGGCCGGGGCGGCCGCGACAGCCGCGATTTACGCGATGAGTTTCCACGAAAGTTTGGCAAAAATGACCAACCGGGCGGTAATCTACGCAAGATACGCTGGGATGGCATACAACTCACTCCATTCCAGAAAAACTTTTATGTGCCCCACCCGAACGTGCAAAGGCGACCGATGTCTGAAGTGGAAGCTTATCGTAGCCAACATCAGATCACAGTGAACGGGCGGGACGTGCCAGCGCCGAGCATTTATTTCGAGGAAGGCGGATTCCCCGATTATGCTATGAAGGAGATCCTTAAACAAGGTTTCCCAAACCCGACTCCGATCCAAGCTCAGGGTTGGCCGATAGCTCTATCCGGGCGTGATATGGTTGGGATAGCTCAAACTGGCTCGGGGAAGACATTGGCATACATTTTGCCAGCAATAGTTCATATTATTAACCAGCCGAGGCTTTTGCGAGACGAAGGCCCGATTGTTCTTGTGTTGGCGCCAACAAGAGAGCTTGCACAGCAAATTCAGCAG GTGGCGACTGATTTCGGTCAAAGCGTCCAAGTTCGTAATACGTGCATCTTTGGCGGAGCGCCCAAGGGGCCGCAAGGGAGGACCCTGGAGCGAGGCGTGGAGATTGTCATTGCTACACCTGGGAGACTGATCGACTTCTTGGAGAAag ATACAACAAATCTCCGTCGATGCACATATCTGGTGCTGGATGAGGCGGACAGGATGTTGGACATGGGCTTTGAGCCTCAGATCAGGAAGATTATAGAGCAGATCAGGCCCGACCGACAA GTCCTTATGTGGTCAGCCACCTGGCCCAAAGAGGTCCAGAACCTGGCTGAAGAATTCCTTCATGACTACATCCAGATCAACATTGGTTCCCTCTCCCTGTCTGCCAACCATAACATTCTGCAAATAGTGGACGTATGTGAGGAGTGGGAGAAGAATGACAAGCTCCTCACGCTGCTGACTGAAATTTCCTCTGAGGAGGAGACCAAGACTATCATATTTGCTGAGACCAAGAGAAAG GTAGATGAAATAACAAAAACCATCAACCGAGCCGGATGGCGTGCGCTCGCTATTCATGGCGACAAAAACCAACAGGATCGCGATTACGTGCTGCAACAGTTCCGCAACTCACGCGCCGGAGTACTCGTGGCCACTGATGTCGCCGCGCGGGGTCTTG ACGTGGAGGACGTGAAGTTCGTGATAAACTACGACTATCCGAACAACTCGGAGGACTACGTGCACCGCATCGGGCGTACGGGCCGCTCGCAGAACACCGGCACTGCGTATACGCTGTTCACGCCCAACAACTCCGCTAAG GCAAAGGACTTGATGTCAGTCCTGCAAGAAGCCAACCAGGTGGTCAATCCGAAGTTATTGGAGTTGGCGCAATGCGGGATGGGATTCAAAGGAAAATATG GTCGTGGAAGATATCGCGACGATGaaggcgggcgcggcggcggacGAGGACGTGGACGCGGAGGCGGCCGCGGAG GCGGCTCAAGATGGGACAACTCGTCCAACGGCGGAAGCCAGGGCGGTTTCGGCCAAGGGTCGGGCTACAACCGACAAGATAGCTACAACACCCGATCCAACTTCCAGAGCCGAGAGGGCGGCGGAGGCTTTAACAGGGACCGGGAGGGCGGAGGCAGCTTCCGGGGCAGAGGGGGAGGACGCGGAGGGTCCAGGGGAGGTCGTGGCGGCGCGGGAGGGTTCACCCCGGCGCCGAGCTACGGGCAGGGGCAGGGCTACAGCCAGACCCCTGCACAAGGGTTCAACAATGTTGCCCCCAGTAGCTATTACAATATGTATTCGCAACCACCCCCGCAACAGtga
- the LOC123868369 gene encoding ATP-dependent RNA helicase dbp2-like isoform X1, with protein MFDDRRGGRGGRGGGGTRGRGGSRGGMGSRSGDRSQERGTRFGGGGGGRGRDSSRGGGRGGGRGGRDSRDLRDEFPRKFGKNDQPGGNLRKIRWDGIQLTPFQKNFYVPHPNVQRRPMSEVEAYRSQHQITVNGRDVPAPSIYFEEGGFPDYAMKEILKQGFPNPTPIQAQGWPIALSGRDMVGIAQTGSGKTLAYILPAIVHIINQPRLLRDEGPIVLVLAPTRELAQQIQQALLSMNGITADVDGNPNNMDIVATDFGQSVQVRNTCIFGGAPKGPQGRTLERGVEIVIATPGRLIDFLEKDTTNLRRCTYLVLDEADRMLDMGFEPQIRKIIEQIRPDRQVLMWSATWPKEVQNLAEEFLHDYIQINIGSLSLSANHNILQIVDVCEEWEKNDKLLTLLTEISSEEETKTIIFAETKRKVDEITKTINRAGWRALAIHGDKNQQDRDYVLQQFRNSRAGVLVATDVAARGLDVEDVKFVINYDYPNNSEDYVHRIGRTGRSQNTGTAYTLFTPNNSAKAKDLMSVLQEANQVVNPKLLELAQCGMGFKGKYGRGRYRDDEGGRGGGRGRGRGGGRGGGSRWDNSSNGGSQGGFGQGSGYNRQDSYNTRSNFQSREGGGGFNRDREGGGSFRGRGGGRGGSRGGRGGAGGFTPAPSYGQGQGYSQTPAQGFNNVAPSSYYNMYSQPPPQQ; from the exons AT GTTTGACGATAGACGAGGTGGTCGCGGCGGCCGTGGCGGTGGAGGGACAAGAGGCCGCGGCGGCAGTCGTGGTGGTATGGGTTCCCGAAGCGGGGACAGATCTCAAGAGAGAGGCACTCGTTTCGGCGGGGGAGGTGGCGGTAGAGGACGTGACTCCAGCCGAGGCGGCGGACGAGGAGGCGGCCGGGGCGGCCGCGACAGCCGCGATTTACGCGATGAGTTTCCACGAAAGTTTGGCAAAAATGACCAACCGGGCGGTAATCTACGCAAGATACGCTGGGATGGCATACAACTCACTCCATTCCAGAAAAACTTTTATGTGCCCCACCCGAACGTGCAAAGGCGACCGATGTCTGAAGTGGAAGCTTATCGTAGCCAACATCAGATCACAGTGAACGGGCGGGACGTGCCAGCGCCGAGCATTTATTTCGAGGAAGGCGGATTCCCCGATTATGCTATGAAGGAGATCCTTAAACAAGGTTTCCCAAACCCGACTCCGATCCAAGCTCAGGGTTGGCCGATAGCTCTATCCGGGCGTGATATGGTTGGGATAGCTCAAACTGGCTCGGGGAAGACATTGGCATACATTTTGCCAGCAATAGTTCATATTATTAACCAGCCGAGGCTTTTGCGAGACGAAGGCCCGATTGTTCTTGTGTTGGCGCCAACAAGAGAGCTTGCACAGCAAATTCAGCAG GCTCTGCTTTCAATGAATGGGATAACGGCAGATGTGGACGGAAATCCAAACAACATGGATATA GTGGCGACTGATTTCGGTCAAAGCGTCCAAGTTCGTAATACGTGCATCTTTGGCGGAGCGCCCAAGGGGCCGCAAGGGAGGACCCTGGAGCGAGGCGTGGAGATTGTCATTGCTACACCTGGGAGACTGATCGACTTCTTGGAGAAag ATACAACAAATCTCCGTCGATGCACATATCTGGTGCTGGATGAGGCGGACAGGATGTTGGACATGGGCTTTGAGCCTCAGATCAGGAAGATTATAGAGCAGATCAGGCCCGACCGACAA GTCCTTATGTGGTCAGCCACCTGGCCCAAAGAGGTCCAGAACCTGGCTGAAGAATTCCTTCATGACTACATCCAGATCAACATTGGTTCCCTCTCCCTGTCTGCCAACCATAACATTCTGCAAATAGTGGACGTATGTGAGGAGTGGGAGAAGAATGACAAGCTCCTCACGCTGCTGACTGAAATTTCCTCTGAGGAGGAGACCAAGACTATCATATTTGCTGAGACCAAGAGAAAG GTAGATGAAATAACAAAAACCATCAACCGAGCCGGATGGCGTGCGCTCGCTATTCATGGCGACAAAAACCAACAGGATCGCGATTACGTGCTGCAACAGTTCCGCAACTCACGCGCCGGAGTACTCGTGGCCACTGATGTCGCCGCGCGGGGTCTTG ACGTGGAGGACGTGAAGTTCGTGATAAACTACGACTATCCGAACAACTCGGAGGACTACGTGCACCGCATCGGGCGTACGGGCCGCTCGCAGAACACCGGCACTGCGTATACGCTGTTCACGCCCAACAACTCCGCTAAG GCAAAGGACTTGATGTCAGTCCTGCAAGAAGCCAACCAGGTGGTCAATCCGAAGTTATTGGAGTTGGCGCAATGCGGGATGGGATTCAAAGGAAAATATG GTCGTGGAAGATATCGCGACGATGaaggcgggcgcggcggcggacGAGGACGTGGACGCGGAGGCGGCCGCGGAG GCGGCTCAAGATGGGACAACTCGTCCAACGGCGGAAGCCAGGGCGGTTTCGGCCAAGGGTCGGGCTACAACCGACAAGATAGCTACAACACCCGATCCAACTTCCAGAGCCGAGAGGGCGGCGGAGGCTTTAACAGGGACCGGGAGGGCGGAGGCAGCTTCCGGGGCAGAGGGGGAGGACGCGGAGGGTCCAGGGGAGGTCGTGGCGGCGCGGGAGGGTTCACCCCGGCGCCGAGCTACGGGCAGGGGCAGGGCTACAGCCAGACCCCTGCACAAGGGTTCAACAATGTTGCCCCCAGTAGCTATTACAATATGTATTCGCAACCACCCCCGCAACAGtga